In one Pseudomonas sp. SCA2728.1_7 genomic region, the following are encoded:
- a CDS encoding MFS transporter, whose product MTTAPSSLAQPEQPARPLTRNDYKTLSLSALGGALEFYDFIIFVFFATVVGKLFFPADMPEWLRLMQTFGIFAAGYLARPLGGIVMAHFGDLLGRKKMFTLSIFMMAVPTLIMGLLPTYAQIGMWAPILLLLMRVIQGAAIGGEVPGAWVFVSEHVPQKHMGYACGTLTSGLTAGILLGSLVATAINSIYTPAEVSDYAWRIPFLLGGVFGLFSVYLRRWLHETPVFAELQLRKALAEEVPLRAVLRDHRGAIAISMLLTWLLSAGIVVVILMTPTVLQTVYHFTPTESLQSNSLAIVFLSIGCVISGALADRFGAGRVFVFGCLGLLISSWTFYHSLADHPNWLFPLYALTGFLVGTIGAVPYVMVKAFPPVVRFSGLSFSYNVAYAIFGGLTPMVVSLLLKESAMGPAYYVAVLCTMGILVGAWLWKKGR is encoded by the coding sequence ATGACCACAGCGCCTTCGAGCCTCGCGCAGCCCGAGCAACCCGCACGACCGTTGACCCGCAACGACTACAAGACTCTGTCGCTATCGGCCCTCGGTGGCGCGCTGGAGTTTTACGATTTCATCATCTTCGTGTTCTTCGCCACCGTGGTCGGCAAGCTGTTCTTCCCGGCCGACATGCCCGAGTGGCTGCGCCTGATGCAGACCTTCGGCATCTTCGCCGCCGGCTACCTCGCGCGGCCGCTGGGCGGCATCGTCATGGCGCACTTCGGCGACCTGCTGGGGCGCAAGAAGATGTTCACCTTGAGCATTTTCATGATGGCCGTGCCGACCCTGATCATGGGTCTGCTGCCAACCTATGCGCAGATCGGCATGTGGGCGCCGATTCTTCTGCTATTGATGCGCGTAATTCAAGGTGCGGCCATCGGCGGTGAAGTGCCGGGCGCCTGGGTCTTCGTTTCCGAACACGTGCCGCAAAAGCACATGGGCTATGCCTGCGGCACGCTCACCAGCGGCCTGACCGCCGGCATTCTGCTCGGCTCGCTGGTCGCTACGGCGATCAACAGCATTTATACGCCGGCGGAAGTATCCGATTACGCTTGGCGTATTCCATTCCTGCTGGGCGGTGTGTTCGGCCTGTTCTCGGTTTACTTGCGCCGCTGGCTGCACGAAACCCCGGTATTCGCCGAGTTGCAACTGCGCAAGGCGCTGGCTGAGGAAGTACCGCTGCGCGCGGTGCTGCGTGACCATCGCGGCGCGATTGCGATCTCGATGTTGCTGACCTGGTTGCTCTCCGCCGGCATCGTCGTAGTCATTCTGATGACCCCGACTGTGCTGCAAACGGTCTATCACTTCACGCCGACCGAGTCGCTGCAATCGAACAGTCTGGCGATCGTGTTCCTGAGCATCGGCTGCGTCATCTCCGGCGCGTTGGCAGATCGCTTTGGCGCCGGTCGCGTATTCGTGTTCGGTTGCCTGGGCTTGCTGATCAGCTCCTGGACCTTCTATCACAGCCTCGCCGATCACCCGAACTGGCTGTTCCCGCTCTATGCGCTGACCGGTTTTCTGGTTGGCACAATTGGGGCGGTTCCATACGTGATGGTCAAGGCGTTCCCACCGGTGGTGCGCTTCAGCGGGTTGTCGTTCTCGTACAACGTGGCTTATGCGATTTTTGGTGGGTTGACGCCGATGGTGGTGAGTCTGCTGTTGAAAGAAAGCGCGATGGGGCCTGCCTACTATGTGGCGGTGCTGTGCACCATGGGGATTCTGGTGGGGGCGTGGCTGTGGAAGAAGGGGCGCTGA
- a CDS encoding type II toxin-antitoxin system VapC family toxin: MSLIFISDTNIWIDFRNAGLLEQMFRLPFTLCCTDFVMHELADFPHQELLDRGLSVESFDESGVIRLFELKVEHNNSSLADVSCYLLAQETGRPLLTGDGKLRRQAQRDGLEVHGALWLLDLMVEHQVIEKSDAANALAHMLEHGARLPTAECESRLSRWREP, from the coding sequence ATGAGTTTGATCTTCATCAGTGATACGAATATCTGGATTGACTTCAGAAACGCCGGATTGCTGGAGCAGATGTTTCGATTGCCATTCACACTTTGCTGCACCGACTTTGTCATGCATGAGCTTGCAGACTTTCCCCACCAGGAACTGCTTGATCGAGGACTGAGTGTCGAATCGTTCGATGAATCTGGCGTGATCAGACTCTTTGAGCTGAAAGTCGAGCACAACAACAGCTCACTGGCGGACGTGTCTTGTTACCTGCTCGCACAGGAAACAGGACGTCCGTTGCTGACCGGAGATGGCAAGTTAAGGCGCCAGGCACAACGAGATGGACTGGAGGTGCACGGCGCTCTCTGGTTACTTGATCTGATGGTTGAGCATCAAGTAATTGAAAAGTCGGATGCCGCAAACGCCTTGGCCCACATGCTTGAGCATGGCGCTCGACTCCCGACAGCAGAATGTGAATCAAGGCTCTCACGCTGGCGAGAGCCCTAG
- a CDS encoding XRE family transcriptional regulator yields the protein MINDRIRRARLQKGLSLEALAMELGDITKQALSKYEKGLSTPNSTRLLQLAKALQVSPEYFFRADAIALAPLEFRKLARMPKYRQAQVEEKIREHLERYIALEECFDPADIHTPVTPSQMIPVSCLDDAERAAEQLRQFWGIGSDPIANLTEQLEEHSIKVAMLNGPDDFDGACAATGNGEHVLIALNADRPGERIRFTAAHELGHWVMALPEDMPERDQENCCHRFAGAFLYPAKSVTGDFGSHPRSRVHPRELLIAKRQYGISMHAALRRLKDLKLLSESGYKSLTIQFSANGWRKSEPEPLPCNPPQRFESLAFWALAEGLITKSRAAELLRKPVSALDPNFLGSLENA from the coding sequence ATGATAAACGACCGAATTCGCCGCGCGCGCCTGCAAAAAGGCCTCAGTCTAGAGGCTTTGGCGATGGAGCTTGGCGACATAACCAAACAAGCCTTGAGCAAATATGAGAAGGGGTTGAGCACTCCCAATTCAACTCGTCTGCTACAACTGGCCAAAGCGCTTCAGGTCAGCCCTGAGTACTTCTTCCGCGCGGATGCAATTGCGCTGGCGCCTCTGGAGTTTCGAAAACTGGCCCGAATGCCGAAATATCGCCAGGCACAGGTGGAAGAAAAAATTCGCGAACACCTTGAGCGCTACATCGCGCTTGAGGAATGTTTCGATCCTGCCGACATCCACACTCCCGTCACCCCGTCACAAATGATCCCGGTTTCCTGTCTCGATGACGCCGAGCGCGCAGCAGAGCAACTTCGTCAGTTCTGGGGAATTGGTAGCGACCCTATCGCCAATCTGACCGAACAATTGGAAGAACACAGCATAAAAGTCGCCATGCTAAACGGCCCGGACGACTTCGACGGCGCTTGCGCTGCCACCGGTAACGGCGAACACGTGTTGATTGCACTGAATGCCGATCGCCCAGGTGAACGAATCAGGTTCACCGCCGCGCATGAACTCGGCCACTGGGTCATGGCATTACCAGAGGATATGCCGGAGAGGGACCAGGAAAATTGTTGCCATCGATTCGCTGGCGCGTTTCTTTATCCGGCGAAAAGTGTCACCGGCGACTTCGGTAGCCATCCTCGCTCCAGAGTTCATCCACGAGAACTGCTGATTGCAAAGCGTCAATACGGGATCTCAATGCATGCCGCGTTAAGACGCCTGAAAGATCTGAAGCTTCTTAGCGAAAGTGGCTATAAATCCCTCACTATCCAATTCAGCGCCAACGGCTGGCGCAAATCAGAACCTGAGCCGCTACCTTGCAATCCGCCGCAAAGATTTGAGTCGCTAGCATTCTGGGCGTTGGCAGAAGGGCTGATCACCAAGTCTCGGGCTGCCGAACTCCTGCGCAAACCAGTTAGCGCACTGGACCCCAATTTCCTGGGTTCACTGGAGAATGCATGA
- a CDS encoding phosphate ABC transporter substrate-binding protein PstS, with amino-acid sequence MKLKRLMAAMTFVAAGVATANAFAAVDPAIPSYTKTTGVSGNLSSVGSDTLANLMTLWAENYKKEYPNVNIQIQAAGSATAPPALTEGTSNLGPMSRKMKDTELAAFEQKYGYKPTAIPVAVDALAVFVHKDNPIQHLTMEQVDAIFSSTRLCGAKADVKTWGDLGVTGDLANKPVQLFGRNSVSGTYGYFKEEALCKGDYKPNVNEQPGSASVVQSISSSLNGIGYSGIGYKTASVKTVALSKKGSTDFIEDTEENALNGKYPLSRFLYVYVNKAPNKPLAPLEAEFVKLVLSKQGQEVVVKDGYIPLPAKVAAKALADLGLQEGGAEVAKK; translated from the coding sequence ATGAAACTGAAGCGTTTGATGGCGGCAATGACTTTTGTCGCTGCTGGCGTTGCGACTGCCAACGCGTTCGCCGCTGTTGACCCTGCTATCCCGAGCTACACCAAGACCACTGGTGTGTCGGGCAACCTGTCCAGCGTCGGCTCCGATACCCTGGCCAACCTCATGACCCTCTGGGCTGAGAACTACAAAAAAGAATACCCGAACGTCAACATCCAGATTCAGGCCGCCGGCTCCGCCACTGCGCCACCTGCGCTGACTGAAGGCACCTCCAACCTGGGCCCGATGAGCCGCAAGATGAAGGACACCGAACTGGCGGCCTTCGAGCAGAAGTACGGCTACAAGCCAACCGCTATCCCGGTTGCCGTGGATGCCTTGGCCGTTTTCGTACACAAGGACAACCCGATCCAGCACCTGACCATGGAACAGGTTGATGCGATCTTCTCGTCGACCCGTCTGTGCGGCGCCAAAGCCGACGTGAAAACCTGGGGCGACCTGGGCGTGACCGGCGACCTGGCCAACAAGCCAGTACAACTGTTCGGTCGTAACTCGGTATCCGGCACCTACGGCTACTTCAAAGAAGAAGCCCTGTGCAAAGGCGACTACAAACCAAACGTCAACGAACAACCAGGTTCGGCGTCGGTGGTGCAGTCGATCAGCTCCTCGCTGAACGGCATCGGTTACTCGGGCATCGGCTACAAGACTGCCAGCGTGAAAACCGTTGCTCTGTCGAAGAAGGGCAGCACTGACTTCATCGAAGACACCGAAGAAAACGCCCTGAACGGCAAATATCCGCTGTCGCGTTTCCTCTACGTGTACGTCAACAAAGCCCCGAACAAGCCTCTGGCTCCGCTGGAAGCCGAGTTCGTGAAACTGGTGCTGTCGAAACAGGGCCAGGAAGTGGTAGTGAAAGACGGCTACATCCCACTGCCAGCCAAGGTTGCTGCAAAAGCACTGGCTGACCTGGGTCTGCAGGAAGGCGGCGCTGAAGTCGCAAAAAAGTAA
- a CDS encoding ABC transporter permease subunit produces the protein MQDAGKPLMISLEEQNQVAMRVSDKGQALFFDIDSGAELKRVDLPVPAGATVTSIGEDQPGHPLVAVGLSNGQALVFRHTYKVSYPDGKKTISPAIEYPYGETPIALNEAGGALEHVSLNATDTTLMLVGSTGSQLNVLSLTSEENMMTGEVTNEQKRIDLPQMTEPVKNIFVDPRQQWLYVVNGRAQADVFSLRDKSLNGRYKLLENADAEVTATTQLVGGISLIVGDSKGGLAQWFMARDTDGELRLKQIRTFQMGTTPIVEITAEERRKGFLALDASGKLGVFHSTAHRTLLVDQVVDGQGVFGLSPRANRVIVEAGGKLQPLLLDNPHPEVSWSALWSKVWYENYDEPKYVWQSTAANTDFEPKLSLSPLTFGTLKAAFYAMLLAAPLAVAAAIYTAYFMAPGMRRKVKPVIELMEAMPTVILGFFAGLFLAPYVEGHLPGIFSLLMLLPIGILVAGFTFSRLPESIRLKVPDGWESALLIPVILFVGWLSLYMSPFMENWFFGGDMRMWISHDLGITYDQRNALVVGLAMGFAVIPNIYSIAEDAVFSVPRGLTLGSLALGATPWQTMTRVVILTASPGIFSALMIGMGRAVGETMIVLMATGNTPVMEMNLFEGLRTLAANVAVEMPESEVGGSHYRVLFLSALVLLLFTFVMNTLAELIRQRLRKKYSSL, from the coding sequence ATGCAGGACGCCGGCAAGCCGCTGATGATTTCGCTCGAAGAGCAGAATCAGGTGGCCATGCGCGTTTCCGACAAGGGCCAGGCGCTGTTCTTTGATATCGACAGTGGCGCTGAACTGAAGCGCGTCGATCTGCCGGTTCCTGCCGGTGCCACCGTGACTTCCATTGGTGAAGACCAGCCGGGCCATCCGCTGGTGGCCGTGGGCCTGTCCAACGGTCAGGCGCTGGTGTTCCGTCACACCTATAAAGTCAGCTACCCCGATGGCAAGAAAACCATCAGCCCGGCCATCGAATATCCGTATGGCGAGACGCCGATCGCGCTGAACGAAGCCGGCGGTGCGCTGGAGCATGTCAGCCTCAACGCCACCGACACGACCCTGATGCTGGTCGGTTCGACCGGTTCGCAACTCAATGTGCTGTCGCTGACCAGCGAAGAAAACATGATGACTGGCGAAGTCACCAACGAGCAGAAGCGTATCGATCTGCCGCAGATGACTGAGCCGGTGAAAAACATCTTCGTCGACCCGCGCCAGCAATGGCTGTACGTGGTCAACGGTCGCGCTCAGGCCGATGTGTTCAGCCTGCGCGACAAGAGCCTCAACGGTCGCTACAAACTGCTGGAAAACGCCGACGCTGAAGTCACCGCGACCACACAACTGGTCGGTGGTATCTCGCTGATCGTCGGCGACTCCAAGGGTGGTCTGGCCCAATGGTTCATGGCCCGCGACACCGATGGCGAGCTACGCCTGAAACAGATCCGCACCTTCCAGATGGGCACCACGCCGATCGTTGAAATCACCGCCGAAGAGCGGCGCAAAGGCTTCCTCGCGCTGGATGCCAGCGGCAAGCTCGGCGTGTTCCACAGCACCGCACATCGCACGCTGCTGGTTGATCAGGTGGTCGATGGTCAAGGCGTATTCGGCCTGTCACCGCGCGCCAACCGCGTGATCGTTGAAGCCGGCGGCAAGCTGCAACCCTTGCTGCTCGACAACCCGCATCCGGAAGTGTCGTGGAGCGCGCTGTGGAGCAAGGTCTGGTACGAGAACTACGACGAGCCTAAATACGTCTGGCAATCGACTGCGGCCAACACTGATTTCGAACCGAAACTGAGCCTCTCGCCACTGACCTTCGGCACCCTGAAAGCCGCGTTCTACGCGATGCTGCTGGCCGCGCCACTGGCGGTTGCCGCTGCGATCTACACCGCCTACTTCATGGCCCCGGGCATGCGCCGCAAGGTCAAACCGGTGATCGAGCTGATGGAAGCGATGCCGACGGTGATCCTCGGCTTCTTCGCCGGTCTGTTCCTCGCACCGTATGTAGAAGGGCATCTGCCGGGCATCTTCAGCCTGCTGATGCTGTTGCCGATCGGCATCCTGGTCGCCGGTTTCACCTTCAGCCGTCTGCCTGAATCGATCCGCCTGAAAGTCCCGGACGGCTGGGAAAGTGCGCTGCTGATTCCGGTGATCCTGTTTGTGGGCTGGTTGTCGCTGTACATGAGTCCGTTCATGGAGAACTGGTTCTTCGGCGGTGACATGCGCATGTGGATCTCCCACGACCTGGGCATCACCTACGACCAGCGCAACGCTCTGGTGGTCGGTCTGGCCATGGGTTTTGCGGTGATCCCGAACATCTACTCGATCGCTGAAGACGCCGTGTTCAGTGTGCCGCGCGGCCTGACCCTCGGTTCGCTGGCTCTGGGTGCCACGCCGTGGCAGACCATGACTCGCGTAGTGATCCTGACCGCTAGCCCGGGGATCTTCTCGGCGCTGATGATCGGCATGGGCCGTGCGGTCGGCGAAACCATGATCGTGCTGATGGCCACCGGCAACACCCCGGTCATGGAAATGAACCTGTTCGAAGGCCTGCGCACCCTGGCCGCCAACGTCGCGGTGGAAATGCCCGAGTCGGAAGTCGGCGGCAGCCACTACCGCGTGCTGTTCCTCTCGGCGCTGGTGCTGCTGTTGTTCACCTTCGTCATGAACACCCTGGCAGAACTGATTCGTCAGCGTCTGCGCAAGAAATACTCGTCGCTTTAA
- the pstA gene encoding phosphate ABC transporter permease PstA has product MKQNSLKGWFKSGAPGVWISGGAVSIAVIMTIGLLAVIAVRGLGHFWPADLVHANYDVPGQANHLVIGEVVQKEEVPRARLKSAGLPVPDAGPEFMTRELIKVGNRDLNGNDFTWIVGEWLTNQTTPPELMAIERREWGNFYGYLVNVKQDGKVIAEGEAAWPELQARINRVNGLAAQLKSLEKTDIGAINAGLERIRLHGRKLELEGKLDATAQADMESERAELNARYQDIEARLADLHAQFNRDALTARDANGKEIEIGLGKVVHAYQPNAMSTFTKVGFYFSKIWEFLSDDPREANTEGGIFPAIFGTVMMTLIMAMIVTPFGVLAAVYLREYAKQNTLTRIIRIAVNNLAGVPAIVYGVFGLGFFVYVLGGSVDRLFFPEALPAPTFGTPGLLWASLTLALLAVPVVIVATEEGLARIPRTVREGSLALGATKAETLWKIVIPMASPAMMTGMILAVARAAGEVAPLMLVGVVKLAPSLPVDGNYPYLHLDQKIMHLGFHIYDVGFQSPNVEAARPLVYATALLLVLVIATLNLSAVYIRNHLREKYKALDS; this is encoded by the coding sequence GTGAAACAGAACTCCCTGAAAGGATGGTTCAAGAGCGGCGCCCCAGGCGTCTGGATCAGCGGTGGCGCGGTGTCCATCGCGGTCATCATGACCATTGGCCTGCTGGCGGTGATTGCCGTGCGCGGTCTGGGTCACTTCTGGCCGGCGGACCTGGTCCACGCCAACTACGACGTACCGGGCCAGGCCAATCACCTGGTCATCGGCGAAGTGGTACAGAAAGAAGAAGTGCCCCGTGCCCGTCTGAAGAGTGCCGGTTTGCCGGTGCCTGACGCAGGTCCGGAATTCATGACCCGTGAGCTGATCAAGGTCGGCAACCGAGACCTGAACGGCAACGACTTCACCTGGATCGTCGGCGAGTGGCTGACCAACCAGACCACGCCGCCAGAGTTGATGGCGATCGAGCGTCGCGAGTGGGGCAACTTCTACGGCTACCTGGTCAACGTCAAACAGGATGGCAAAGTCATCGCCGAAGGCGAGGCTGCGTGGCCTGAACTGCAAGCGCGGATCAACCGTGTGAACGGTCTGGCGGCACAACTGAAGTCGCTGGAAAAAACCGACATCGGTGCGATCAACGCAGGGCTGGAACGCATCCGTCTGCACGGTCGCAAATTGGAACTGGAAGGCAAGCTCGACGCCACCGCACAAGCGGACATGGAATCCGAGCGTGCCGAGTTGAATGCGCGTTATCAGGACATCGAAGCGCGTCTGGCCGATCTGCATGCGCAGTTCAACCGCGATGCTCTGACCGCTCGTGATGCCAATGGCAAAGAGATCGAAATCGGTCTGGGCAAAGTGGTTCACGCCTACCAGCCGAACGCGATGAGCACCTTTACCAAGGTCGGCTTCTACTTCAGCAAGATCTGGGAATTCCTCTCGGACGACCCGCGTGAAGCGAACACCGAAGGCGGGATTTTCCCGGCGATCTTCGGCACCGTGATGATGACCCTGATCATGGCGATGATCGTCACCCCGTTCGGCGTGCTGGCGGCGGTGTACCTGCGCGAATACGCCAAGCAGAACACCCTGACGCGGATCATCCGTATCGCGGTGAACAACCTCGCCGGCGTACCGGCGATCGTTTACGGCGTGTTCGGTCTGGGCTTCTTCGTCTACGTGCTCGGTGGTTCGGTCGACCGCTTGTTCTTCCCCGAAGCTTTGCCGGCACCGACCTTCGGTACGCCGGGTCTGCTCTGGGCCTCGCTGACTTTGGCGCTGCTGGCGGTGCCAGTGGTGATCGTCGCGACTGAAGAAGGTCTGGCACGTATTCCGCGCACCGTGCGTGAAGGTTCGCTGGCACTGGGCGCGACCAAGGCTGAAACCTTGTGGAAGATTGTGATCCCGATGGCCAGCCCGGCAATGATGACCGGCATGATTCTCGCCGTGGCCCGTGCCGCCGGTGAAGTGGCGCCGCTGATGCTGGTGGGTGTGGTGAAACTGGCGCCGTCACTGCCGGTGGACGGCAACTACCCGTACCTGCACCTGGATCAGAAGATCATGCACTTGGGCTTCCACATCTATGACGTCGGCTTCCAGAGCCCGAACGTCGAAGCGGCCCGCCCGCTGGTGTACGCCACGGCGCTGTTGCTGGTGCTGGTAATCGCGACGTTGAACCTGTCGGCGGTGTATATCCGCAACCACCTGCGCGAAAAATACAAAGCACTGGATAGCTAA
- the pstB gene encoding phosphate ABC transporter ATP-binding protein PstB yields MQHETHTHGINMSALGRDKQSLSLEQETVAIEVPGLSLYYGEKQALFDVSMNIPKQRVTAFIGPSGCGKSTLLRTFNRMNDLVDGCRVEGAINLYGNNIYRKGEDVAELRRRVGMVFQKPNPFPKTIYENVVYGLRIQGINKKRVLDEAVEWALKGAALWDEVKDRLHESALGLSGGQQQRLVIARTIAVEPEVLLLDEPCSALDPISTLKVEELIYELKSKFTIVIVTHNMQQAARVSDYTAFMYMGKLVEFGDTDTLFTNPAKKQTEDYITGRYG; encoded by the coding sequence ATGCAGCACGAAACACACACCCACGGCATCAACATGTCTGCCCTGGGCCGCGACAAGCAAAGCCTCAGTCTCGAGCAGGAAACCGTTGCCATCGAAGTGCCGGGCCTGAGCCTGTACTACGGCGAGAAACAAGCGCTGTTCGACGTCAGCATGAACATCCCGAAACAGCGTGTGACCGCGTTCATCGGCCCGTCCGGCTGCGGTAAATCCACGCTGTTGCGCACCTTCAACCGCATGAACGATCTGGTTGACGGCTGCCGCGTAGAAGGCGCGATCAACCTCTACGGCAACAACATCTATCGCAAAGGCGAAGACGTTGCGGAGCTGCGTCGTCGTGTCGGCATGGTGTTCCAGAAGCCCAACCCGTTCCCGAAAACCATCTATGAAAACGTGGTCTACGGCTTGCGCATCCAGGGCATCAACAAGAAGCGCGTCCTCGACGAAGCGGTCGAGTGGGCATTGAAAGGCGCGGCACTGTGGGACGAAGTCAAAGACCGTCTGCATGAATCGGCACTCGGTCTGTCCGGTGGTCAGCAACAGCGTCTGGTCATCGCCCGGACCATCGCGGTTGAGCCGGAAGTGCTGCTGCTCGACGAACCGTGCTCGGCCCTCGACCCGATCTCGACGCTGAAAGTCGAAGAGCTGATCTACGAGCTGAAGTCCAAGTTCACCATCGTCATCGTGACCCACAACATGCAACAGGCCGCGCGGGTATCCGACTACACGGCGTTCATGTACATGGGCAAACTGGTCGAATTCGGCGACACCGATACCCTGTTCACCAATCCGGCGAAGAAGCAGACCGAAGACTACATCACCGGTCGATATGGCTGA
- the phoU gene encoding phosphate signaling complex protein PhoU, translating into MISKEGLTHHISAQFNAELEEVRSHLLAMGGLVEKQVNDAVTALIEADSGLAQQVREIDDQINQMERNIDEECLRILARRQPAASDLRLIISISKSVIDLERIGDEATKIARRAIQLCEEGEAPRGYVEVRHIGDQVRNMVRDALDAFARFDADLALSVAQYDKIIDREYKTALRELATYMMEDPRSISRVLSIIWVLRSLERIGDHARNISELVIYLVRGTDVRHMGLKRMKEEVEGTSGETANVPGNADDK; encoded by the coding sequence ATGATTTCCAAAGAAGGTCTTACCCACCACATCTCCGCGCAGTTCAACGCTGAGCTTGAGGAAGTGCGCAGCCACCTCCTGGCCATGGGCGGGCTGGTCGAGAAGCAGGTCAACGACGCGGTGACCGCGCTGATCGAGGCCGATTCCGGTCTGGCTCAGCAGGTGCGCGAGATCGACGACCAGATCAACCAGATGGAACGCAACATCGACGAAGAATGCCTGCGCATTCTCGCCCGTCGTCAGCCGGCGGCGTCCGACCTGCGTTTGATCATCAGCATCTCCAAGTCGGTGATCGACCTGGAGCGCATCGGTGACGAAGCGACCAAGATCGCCCGGCGCGCGATTCAGCTGTGCGAAGAAGGCGAAGCGCCGCGCGGTTACGTCGAGGTTCGCCACATCGGCGATCAGGTGCGCAACATGGTTCGCGATGCGCTGGACGCGTTTGCCCGTTTCGACGCCGACCTGGCGTTGTCGGTGGCGCAGTACGACAAGATCATCGACCGCGAATACAAGACCGCGCTGCGTGAGCTGGCGACCTACATGATGGAAGATCCGCGCTCTATCTCGCGGGTCTTGAGCATTATCTGGGTCCTGCGTTCGCTGGAACGCATCGGCGACCACGCGCGCAATATCTCTGAATTGGTCATTTACCTGGTGCGCGGCACCGACGTGCGCCACATGGGCCTCAAGCGCATGAAAGAAGAAGTTGAAGGCACAAGCGGCGAAACCGCTAATGTTCCGGGCAATGCTGACGATAAGTAA
- a CDS encoding response regulator, translated as MSKISVLVVDDASFIRDLVKKCLRNYFPGIRTEDAVNGKKAQAMLAREAFDLVLCDWEMPEMSGLELLTWCREQDNLKTMPFVMVTSRGDKENVVQAIQAGVSGYVSKPFTNEQLLTKVKQALNKVGKLDTLMNSAPTKMNSAFGNDSLSALTGGKPAVVGGAPAAAAVNPFAKPAAAAPAPAAAPSRGLLNSPPVKASAAASAPASGRGQGQLRLPSGTQQCVIKALSIKEALLVVKRTDTLPQILDSAVLDLEQGDNAEIARLNGYLHAVVAFEPKPDSDWLQLTFRFVDQDAQKLDYISRLIARGTAQKHFVPGA; from the coding sequence ATGAGCAAGATCAGTGTGTTGGTCGTGGACGATGCTTCGTTCATTCGTGACCTGGTGAAAAAGTGCCTGCGTAATTACTTCCCGGGGATCCGCACCGAGGACGCCGTCAACGGTAAAAAGGCTCAGGCCATGCTGGCCAGAGAAGCCTTCGACCTGGTCCTGTGCGACTGGGAAATGCCGGAAATGTCCGGTCTCGAACTGCTGACCTGGTGCCGCGAGCAAGACAACCTCAAGACCATGCCATTCGTCATGGTCACCAGCCGTGGCGACAAGGAAAACGTCGTGCAGGCGATTCAGGCTGGCGTTTCCGGCTACGTCAGCAAGCCGTTCACCAACGAGCAACTGCTGACCAAGGTCAAGCAGGCGCTGAACAAGGTCGGCAAGCTCGACACCCTGATGAACAGCGCGCCGACCAAAATGAACTCGGCGTTCGGCAACGATTCCCTGAGCGCCTTGACCGGTGGCAAGCCCGCCGTGGTCGGCGGTGCTCCGGCCGCCGCTGCGGTCAATCCATTTGCCAAACCGGCAGCTGCCGCACCAGCGCCCGCCGCTGCGCCATCGCGTGGCTTACTCAACAGCCCACCGGTCAAGGCATCAGCCGCCGCGTCGGCGCCGGCCAGTGGTCGCGGTCAGGGCCAATTGCGCCTGCCAAGCGGTACTCAGCAATGCGTGATCAAGGCTCTGAGCATCAAGGAAGCATTGTTGGTGGTGAAACGCACCGATACCCTGCCGCAGATCCTCGACAGCGCCGTGCTCGATCTGGAGCAGGGCGACAACGCTGAGATCGCCCGCCTCAACGGCTATCTGCACGCGGTTGTCGCGTTTGAGCCGAAACCGGACAGCGACTGGCTGCAACTGACCTTCCGTTTCGTCGATCAGGATGCGCAGAAGCTCGACTACATCTCCCGCCTGATCGCCCGCGGCACGGCGCAGAAGCACTTCGTTCCGGGCGCGTGA